A portion of the Cryptomeria japonica chromosome 5, Sugi_1.0, whole genome shotgun sequence genome contains these proteins:
- the LOC131057362 gene encoding probable serine/threonine-protein kinase At1g01540: protein MGTSNTGFLNNELSKKTMILGLRLWVVIGIGVGAFIVLILCCLSIWLTSRRKSRRMPEKYPSRAMIPKVSKEIQEVRVDALQSSHHHHNGTTNAKDDMEKAMVVHMGYGQRANPIYDTQRVNNTRAANRKHSTLGDEIVGRAQHRHHARAGAGPAEERHEICVEVGKDHRIINPPEKPSSHGSGETRSSETLSPAVPEVSHLGWGHWYTLRELEIATNCLSDDSVIGEGGYGIVYRGVLADGTCVAVKNLLNNRGQAEKEFRVEVEAIGRVRHKNLVRLLGYCAEGAYRMLVYEFVDNGNLEQWLHGDVGPYSPLTWDIRMKIILGTAKGLAYLHEGLEPKVVHRDVKSSNILLDRQWNSKVSDFGLAKLLGSERSYVTTRVMGTFGYVAPEYASTGMLNERSDVYSFGVLIMEIITGRNPVDYGRPPDEINLVDWLKTMVGNRRSDEVIDPKMEVKPSSRALKRGLLVALRCVDPDSQKRPKMGHVIHMLEADEYPFRDDRRVGREAARVRREDIQQDRNLKPGDKHIMEMDDNSDQETGTGSNADHRTRWRRYEG, encoded by the exons ATGGGTACTTCGAACACAGGGTTTCTGAATAATGAATTGTCTAAGAAGACTATGATTTTGGGTCTAAGATTGTGGGTTGTTATAGGGATTGGGGTAGGAGCATTCATAGTTCTGATACTATGTTGTCTGTCAATATGGTTAACTTCGCGGAGGAAATCCAGGAGAATGCCAGAGAAGTATCCATCAAGGGCAATGATACCAAAGGTGTCAAAGGAAATTCAGGAGGTTAGGGTTGATGCATTGCAGAGCAGTCATCACCATCACAATGGCACTACAAATGCAAAGGATGACATGGAGAAAGCCATGGTAGTGCATATGGGGTATGGACAGCGTGCTAATCCTATCTATGACACACAGAGAGTGAATAATACTAGGGCTGCTAATAGAAAGCATTCCACACTAGGGGATGAAATTGTGGGCAGGGCTCAACATCGCCACCATGCCAGGGCAGGTGCAGGTCCCGCAGAGGAAAGACATGAAATATGTGTCGAAGTGGGCAAAGATCACAGGATTATTAATCCCCCTGAGAAGCCTTCTTCCCATGGCAGTGGTGAAACTCGCTCCTCTGAAACATTATCTCCTGCTGTACCGGAAGTCTCTCATCTGGGTTGGGGTCATTGGTACACTCTCAGAGAACTTGAGATTGCAACCAATTGCTTGTCAGATGACAGTGTTATTGGTGAGGGTGGGTATGGGATTGTCTATCGTGGCGTGTTAGCAGATGGTACATGTGTTGCAGTGAAGAACTTGCTCAACAACAG GGGTCAAGCTGAAAAGGAGTTTAGAGTTGAGGTTGAAGCAATTGGACGTGTCAGGCACAAAAATTTGGTGCGGCTGCTTGGTTACTGTGCAGAAGGAGCATACAG GATGCTTGTCTATGAGTTTGTAGACAACGGTAATTTAGAACAATGGCTTCATGGAGATGTTGGGCCATACAGTCCTTTGACATGGGATATCAGGATGAAGATCATTCTTGGAACAGCAAAAGG GTTAGCATATCTGCATGAAGGCCTAGAACCAAAGGTTGTTCATCGTGATGTGAAATCAAGTAACATACTTCTGGATAGGCAATGGAATTCCAAGGTGTCAGACTTTGGATTGGCTAAACTCTTGGGATCTGAGAGAAGCTATGTCACTACCCGAGTGATGGGAACTTTTGG ATATGTAGCGCCTGAGTATGCCAGCACTGGTATGCTTAATGAGAGGAGTGATGTTTACAGTTTTGGAGTACTTATCATGGAGATAATTACTGGCAGAAATCCAGTTGATTATGGCAGGCCTCCAGACGAG ATCAATTTGGTGGACTGGTTGAAGACTATGGTGGGAAATCGACGCTCCGATGAAGTAATAGATCCAAAAATGGAAGTGAAGCCATCCTCACGGGCTTTGAAACGTGGCTTGTTGGTTGCTCTTCGTTGTGTTGATCCAGATTCTCAAAAGAGACCAAAGATGGGTCATGTAATACACATGCTTGAAGCAGATGAATACCCTTTTCGTGAT GATCGTCGAGTGGGACGAGAGGCTGCTCGAGTTCGCCGTGAGGATATCCAACAAGACAGAAATCTGAAGCCAGGTGAcaagcacattatggagatggATGACAACAGCGATCAGGAAACCGGCACTGGTAGCAATGCTGATCATAGAACAAGGTGGAGAAGATATGAAGGATAG